catatagccttatttaaacttggcgcgtatgttactggccttgaaaccgtgctgcaccctcacacaaacgcaaacacaaagcatacgcaatgATCACtcataaacattcataaaattgcaTTACTTCTGAAACACCACGACaatacaatgacaaaaaaagcagtgcatattagctatttcacatctactgtaattccaatcgattatttacgtattctatgtcctcctcctgaactatggcacaaatgcaaatcaacaccttgtatgtATCTggctgtttttgttgttaagttaaataaacatatgtcttatattttttttagagtTCTGTCCCTAAAGGGTAAAAGGTAACTGTTTTTACTAAAGGCACGATTGAACTATAACGATAGGTATCCAAACCATAACCTGCCGAGTACCTACTTGCCGCTCATTGGTCAAGTTGGCGATTTaataactgaaaatggttcggttatcgttatagttaactGACGCTTGTCACCATTAGACTTCGCTATCCATCTATCCGTTAGTTTATCACTAGGCTAAATCTCACCAACCCTGATTGTTACAAAGATGATATATTCTCTCGTGTATTTCTAACGTGAAAGCCATTTTGAAAAACATCGAAACATAGGGGTCTTTACAAAAAATCCGTGCCTCAAAAGTAGAAGCCTATATTTAGCTTGAAGGGCCGTCGTACACAGTACAGTCCTTCATTATTAACGCAGTATTGACTTAGAAATGAGGACGCACTCACCAAACAGCAGGTTTATTATTAGACAATGTATTAGAAAAGGTTCGTTTAAAAAGTTCAAGTTTTTTCGAAAAGAAGTCCAGTTATACCTAATGTTTTTTCGGGCGGGCAATGAAAATAGAGCGTAGTTAAATATTGCGCATTTCAATTTATTgcgtactagctgtttctcggtGTTTAACCTGCTTCCAGTGAGACTTActgcccgtacctggataaaatataatatatacctatagctTATTTGACAAACAATTTCCTTTATAAAGTTTGCATATGTTCGTTTCTTCAATGCAAAAACTATCGAATCGATTTTGATAAAACAGGACAGTCATATATAGCTTCTACGTATGAAGACTATTTTTTATCAGGTTGCAGGAAATATAAGTTCCTTCCAGAAACCGTTAGTTTTTTTGAAGTGATAAACGCGGCGTTTTTCCACAACGTCTTGCAAGAATTCACTATCCAAACACCATAGATCGTCTAACGACtctgaaaaacttttttacccAACTGCACCAGGAAGCATCCAAAAGCTGCTGATCATCTGCTTGCTCTGAATAACCAACATCTTACCCAACTGCACCAGGTTTACCCTTCAACCTTGTCCCCAGGTTTCATCGAGATGATGTCAGCATACGTGCCTCAATTCGGGCGCATTGATGCAGGGCTGGTCTGCACCTGGGTGCTGGAGCTAGAAGCCGAGATCAACCAGAGAGATGACACCGACTCCTTGTCTAACCATGGTGAGTGAAAGAGTATCTTATATTAcatataatggcgtccacggctgaattcggccacggcggctgttctcatgtaaggagattagccaactgcgcaggacatattatagtgcacgagcatttgcgcagacacaggtgcactcactattccttcactctcataacccgatgggacggcaatccggcAGTAACttatatatagttatcggcacgaatcttgagcgctaaCCTTCATCgacgcagaagtgatttattagcaaagaaccaatcccgagtgacggctatgacgcgatgcactgcgggccaatcaccgctttagcccgtccccgcgtctcacttcataccacaaaagggacccaataaaatacttctgcgcaggtgaaggtcagcgctcaagattcgtgccgatgattatacttatatttatatatatcctccgagcctttttttccaactatgtcggggtcggcttccagtctaaccggatgtagctgagtaccaggagTATCTTATCTTGCTTTCATATAACTTCGTACTTTAACTTGcattatacatacttattataattttcttcaagtcgcatacatattttaaacgcttcatatcatatcgtttattgcattccataatgtgcattaggtggaaaatataaaattagatgGTTTATAGATGATTATAAGATTAGAGATGGTTAGAATAaaggaaggcgtttaatgtaagaTAGAAGCAGTGTAgtatttacttagttaataGCTTTCTTTTAAAGTGTATAAAGTATTAAGAATTCTATCTATActtgtatactaatattataaagctgaagagtttgtttgtttgtttgaacgcgctaatctcaggaactactggtccgatttgaaaatttcttccagtgttagatagcccatttatcgaggaaggctataggctactttttatcccggtacgggaagtagtttccacgggatgcgggtgaaaccgctggcagaagctagtatgaaataaaagcTGTAACTTTAACACttacgtagttgggaaaagcaaGCGATTAAAAACCCGCTACTTTTTAAACTAtatttgaatgaaatgaatgCTTCACAATGtcattatacatataaagaaataatatacatacTATTCTATTTTAGTAAGATTTCTTATGAAAATCTATTGTACGCACTTTTTAGCTATGTATATGTTTGTATCTTTGTTCTTTTGTAACGCTCTATAAAAATGAAACGGGTGATGCAATGTTTGCAATGCTACGTCATTCTATTTATagcaaacatttaataaaatagaattgcccaaaaatgttttttattaaataatatagttaaTATCCTATACagtatagttctcgccaaacttaatgACGGTTCGCAGCTTATTTCTAAATCGCATACCTATACGCATATACCCATTTTTCGAGACCCTAAAAAATGCTTCCCGGAGAGCAACTTGCTCTTGTAAACCTGCCTCTAAGTTTGGTATGAATTGTATCAAAAATGTGTTCATTTCAGATGATTCAGCCAGCAGCGATAGGCTCAGCCTGACTCTTCAGAATTTGAGTGAAATGCTGCCCCCATTGACCAAGAATAACCGGTGAGTAACCATCATGGAGTTTCTTTCCTTGTTTCTCCCCAAATGTTTGACTTTCCTTAAGAAGACTGGAAAGATTGCTAGCCTATACCAGTACCCAtagtaatacaaaaaataatcagtaaACTGGATCATTAAAACCGCATTGGACACTATAGTTGCTTGCCCAGGATCTGCAAGCCATTTAACACTTAAAAACTTGCTTTTGGGGGCAAATGTTGTAAGCTTTATTTTTCGTTATAACATAGGTGCTGACTTATCTACGGATCGACCGGCCCCGTTCGGGCGGTCATGTAATTCTGCTATAGGTCACttttccacgggacgcgagtaaaacttTTGCTTTTGGAAGCTGGCAGTTAAACTTAATGAGCGTTGTTCCCACGGATCGTTGCTAAAATTGCTTTTGGAAGCTAATAATTTAACTACACAAGCTGGTGTTTTGTCCCAGGTCCCATTCTAACTCTGAGTCATCTGAGAGCGTGGAGGGTAACCGTCGCCCTCTGCTTGAAGAAGATGTTCATGCTGAACAATGCCAGGCCCTCGCTGAGATGTTCCCTAACACCTGTGCTATGGAGGTAAGAGTATACCATGGAGAATGTTCAAAGTATGGCTAATGAGGGGGCTATGCCCACTGCTAGATGATGTATATTAGGACCAGATACTCGTTGAAGTATTCCCTATTCTTCCCTGGTCCCAAATCAAATTGGAAAAAGGGCATTTCCAATTTGATTTGGGACCGATGCACTATGTTTTCCCTTTTTATTCCTCTTTGTCCCTTGTCATCTTAACGTTCAATCCCATCTTACTCATTTCATCTCTCAGTCATCCATCTTTTCTTCAGTCTTCCTCTCCCTCTTCATCCATCCGCTTTTGTACATAACATACTTTGTGGCATGTTTCGTTCTTCTTATAACATGCCCATTATGTATATGATTGGGGAAGACAGACAATCAAAGACCTCTGCTATGAGTTATGTAAGTAAGAATCTTGATCGCATCTGCGAAGCCGACTTTAAGGAGGCCTCCCACGCTTTTTATCCGAGCCGAATGCGCTGTAAAAATCTTTGTATTTCCAATCATGTTATTTCGAAACTTTTTATTCTACCATATCCCCAATTATTTCTGTTTCTAGATAAAACACTGCGTATCCATCGCCCACGGCGACGTAGAACGCGCAGCCGCGACGCTATTACACCGACGCGAGCAGGGACAGTCGCTGTCCGCCGCCGCGCTGCACACCGCCTCGCGACAGCCGCTCTGCGACGACCACGAGCTGAAGAACAGGATTATTGCTCGGTGAGTGTGTGTTACACCGAAGTGACGTAGTGTTACACCGACGCGAGCAGGGACAGTCGCTGTCCGCCGCCGCGCTGCACACCGCCTCGCGACAGCCGCTCTGCGACGACCACGAGCTGAAGAACAGGATTATTGCTCGGTGAGTGTGTGTTACACCGAAGTGACGTAGTGTTACACCGACGCGAGCAGGGACAGTCGCTGTCCGCCGCCGCGCTGCACACCGCCTCGCGACAGCCGCTCTGCGACGACCACGAGCTGAAGAACAGGATTATTGCTCGGTGAGTGTGTGTTACACCGAAGTGACGTAGTGTTACACCGACGCGAGCAGGGACAGTCGCTGTCCGCCGCCGCGCTGCACACCGCCTCGCGACAGCCGCTCTGCGACGACCACGAGCTGAAGAACAGGATTATTGCTCGGTGAGTGTGTGTTACACCGAAGTGTAACGTAGCGACGCTGCTACACCTGTaagtctggttgtcagacttactggcttctgactacccataacgcaacataactgtcaaagatgttcaaatgacagccgggatccaccaatttaacgtgcctccGAAAGACggaggcacgttaaattggaccgaggaactcgtcatgacaagatgttCAACCATCCACGGATCAACCGCGTCAACCGTTGCTTATGCTGATCTGATGATCGATTGACCCGTGCACAATTCTGTGTCCACAATTTTTAAGAGCAAATAGGGTTATATACAAGTAGGACCAATTAAATAACTTCTAAaccccaaaataaatattacagagAATAAACTGctgaaacagtttttttttttaattttcgatAAATTAAGATTTCTTTCCACCAAATACCAAAATAACTTCCATCTACATCTACCTAGAACTTTTGCCATTTTTATATACATGTAACTGTTTTTTGTccctaatatataaaataaaaactataacttctataaaataaacttacttaacATATCTTTACAGATACTCCTACGTGGACAAGAACTCTGACCAGAAGGAACACAAGCCTCTCGCTCCTAAAATCGAGCCCAAGAAGATGGTCCGCTACAGGGACAACAAGATCGTCTCCCTCAAGGGAGAGAGGTACACTGAGGTACGTGTAGATTGCTCTACAAACATAcccatacacacacatacatacatacagagcCCAAGAAGATGGTCCGCTACAGGGACAACAAGATCGTCTCCCTCAAGGGAGAGAGGTACACTGAGGTACGTGTAGATTGCTCTACAAACATAcccatacacacacacatacatacatacagagcCCAAGAAGATGGTCCGCTACAGGGACAACAAGATCGTCTCCCTCAAGGGAGAGAGGTACACTGAGGTACGTGTAGATTGCTCTACAAACATAcccatacacacacacatacatacatacagagcCCAAGAAGATGGTCCGCTACAGGGACAACAAGATCGTCTCCCTCAAGGGAGAGGTACACTGAGGTACGTGTAGATTGCTCTACAAACATAcccatacacacacacatacatacatacagagcCCAAGAAGATGGTCCGCTACAGGGACAACAAGATCGTCTCCCTCAAGGGAGAGAGGTACACTGAGGTACGTGTAGATTGCTCTACAAACATAcccatacacacacacatacatacatacagagcCCAAGAAGATGGTCCGCTACAGGGACAACAAGATCGTCTCCCTCAAGGGAGAGAGGTACACTGAGGTACGTGTAGATTGCTCTAGAAACATAcccatacacacacacatacatacatacagagcCCAAGAAGATGGTCCGCTACAGGGACAACAAGATCGTCTCCCTCAAGGGAGAGAGGTACACTGAGGTACGTGTAGATTGCTCTACAAACATAcccatacacacacacatacatacatacagagcCCAAGAAGATGGTCCGCTACAGGGACAACAAGATCGTCTCCCTCAAGGGAGAGAGGTACACTGAGGTACGTGTAGATTGCTCTACAAACATAcccatacacacacacatacatacatacagagcCCAAGAAGATGGTCCGCTACAGGGACAACAAGATCGTCTCCCTCAAGGGAGAGAGGTACACTGAGGTACGTGTAGATTGCTCTACAAACATAcccatacacacacacatacatacatacagagcCCAAGAAGATGGTCCGCTACAGGGACAACAAGATCGTCTCCCTCAAGGAGAGAGGTACACTGAGGTACGTGTAGATTGCTCTAGAAACATAcccatacacacacacatacatacatacagagcCCAAGAAGATGGTCCGCTACAGGGACAACAAGATCGTCTCCCTCAAGGGAGAGAGGTACACTGAGGTACGTGTAGATTGCTCTAGAAACATACCCATACACATAACACACAcatatactttaaaatattatttcactgttaggaaactacactattcccggggaacataggctatattcttGCCACATAGAAACAactaatatgtacctatttacctaaACTATATTGTCTTAATCAAATTTCAGGTACCCAAATCTGGTGCCGACGAGGAAAACTTGAAGAAGCCCAAAAAACATCATTGCCCTTAACCATTAAGTGCATGTCAGTACAGTGGAGCAGCGGTGCCCGCCCCCCCACTCTCGCTGTCCCCCCCTCCCACTTCTATGCCACGCCCAACACCCCCCATTTCCCCCTTGACCAGTAACCTCGTATATCTTACCTACGTCATTTTATCTACACTTCTAAAGTGTTTCTATATATTCGTCAGTAGTAATTCGTCTAAACTAATATCATattattcaaatttagaattttcaaatcgcGTACAACTCACTGACCGCGTAATTTTCACTTCGAGTGAGTTGTACGCGCGTTCAAAAAtggtaaaattaaatgaattaattagtcGCGCTGAAATACGCGTGTTGTATAACCTATTtgtgaatttaatcaattattgtgatttttacGCGAACGTACGGAGTCGCGTACAGCAGTGTCATGTTGACGTAATTCGCGTACAAcactg
This region of Helicoverpa armigera isolate CAAS_96S chromosome 29, ASM3070526v1, whole genome shotgun sequence genomic DNA includes:
- the LOC110383446 gene encoding CUE domain-containing protein 2 — protein: MSAIAQQKVLVKEGLFQFITKHIPSADLNVIDDIVLTYVISILEEASQDPCFDVEGFIEMMSAYVPQFGRIDAGLVCTWVLELEAEINQRDDTDSLSNHDDSASSDRLSLTLQNLSEMLPPLTKNNRSHSNSESSESVEGNRRPLLEEDVHAEQCQALAEMFPNTCAMEIKHCVSIAHGDVERAAATLLHRREQGQSLSAAALHTASRQPLCDDHELKNRIIARYSYVDKNSDQKEHKPLAPKIEPKKMVRYRDNKIVSLKGERYTEVPKSGADEENLKKPKKHHCP